The proteins below come from a single Mytilus edulis chromosome 5, xbMytEdul2.2, whole genome shotgun sequence genomic window:
- the LOC139524965 gene encoding M-phase inducer phosphatase 2-like, whose amino-acid sequence MDCSTGDNCHKVLKTPDFIKSLFDEDSGLGMDFADFDDSPTLSFLKLDLCSKRKRADKLNTCSDYNTPVSYSKRRVIRSKKLLLKKSLSFDAQVLGSKDLSADDIKRHAFKTEDVLVQAAVLTGDGKKECCLQTVQGHCHDLRYITPATINDVLNGKYNDTIGSFRIIDSRYSYEFEGGHIPGAENIHNKDDILELLKHPNTSRSDGKRDIIIFHCEFSSERGPKMCRFLRNNDRELNAENYPSLYFPELYILKGGYKEFYESYKTLCTPMDYVPMLSKDHKDDLRHFRSKSKSWYAGQKRVRSSSGRLFY is encoded by the coding sequence ATGGATTGTTCAACCGGAGATAACTGCCATAAAGTTCTCAAAACTCCAGACTTTATAAAAAGTTTGTTCGACGAAGATTCAGGACTTGGTATGGACTTTGCTGACTTTGACGACTCACCAACACTTAGTTTTCTCAAACTGGATTTATGCTCAAAGAGAAAGAGAGCCGATAAATTAAACACTTGTAGTGACTATAACACCCCTGTATCTTACAGTAAGAGAAGGGTCATCAGATCCAAaaaacttttattgaaaaaatctttGTCGTTTGATGCACAAGTTCTCGGTAGTAAAGACTTGTCTGCTGACGACATCAAGCGCCACGCCTTCAAAACAGAAGACGTCTTAGTTCAAGCTGCCGTACTCACTGGAGATGGAAAGAAAGAATGTTGTTTACAAACTGTTCAAGGACACTGTCATGACCTAAGATACATAACTCCAGCCACCATCAATGATGTTTTAAACGGGAAATACAACGATACAATTGGAAGCTTTCGTATAATAGACAGTAGATATTCCTATGAGTTTGAAGGTGGTCACATACCAGGCGctgaaaatatacataataaagacGATATTTTAGAACTGTTAAAACATCCTAATACTTCCCGTTCAGATGGAAAGCGTGACATAATTATTTTCCATTGTGAGTTTTCTTCCGAGAGAGGACCAAAAATGTGCCGCTTTCTTCGTAATAATGACAGAGAACTTAACGCTGAAAATTATCCTTCCTTGTATTTTCCTGAACTTTATATTCTAAAGGGAGGATACAAAGAGTTTTATGAAAGTTATAAGACACTGTGCACTCCTATGGATTACGTTCCAATGTTAAGCAAAGATCATAAAGATGATTTACGTCATTTCCGGTCCAAATCTAAATCATGGTATGCTGGCCAAAAACGAGTGAGATCATCTTCCGGTCGtctgttttattga
- the LOC139523124 gene encoding perlucin-like protein — protein MPSRKYAYMQLGGYLAQITDSAEDTWVVNVLRKAVQHPAGYWMGAQDFKDGKWRWTNDSSKLRYSHWNGYEPSNSGGVEHCAHFWKYANFRWNDAPCYNSNGMGYICEKTK, from the exons ATGCCTTCTAGAAAATATGCATACATGCAGCTGGGTGGGTATCTAGCACAGATAACAGATTCTGCTGAAGATACATGGGTTGTAAACGTGCTGAGAA AAGCGGTTCAGCATCCCGCTGGCTATTGGATGGGTGCGCAAGACTTTAAAGACGGGAAATGGAGATGGACCAATGACTCGTCTAAACTGCGATATTCCCATTGGAATGGTTATGAACCAAGCAATAGTGGAGGTGTAGAGCATTGTGCTCACTTTTGGAAATATGCAAATTTTAGATGGAACGATGCTCCATGCTATAATAGTAATGGTATGGGCTACATTTGTGAAAAAACGAAG tga